In Aspergillus flavus chromosome 3, complete sequence, one genomic interval encodes:
- a CDS encoding U4/U6 small nuclear ribonucleoprotein (pre-mRNA splicing factor) has product MMHPSRQAYVEEAEDTDMGIDLANLPVDRDYEIPSAAAGIPSERASAILSQFERKRRAAAMVVPTDDSRVRARLRELGEPITLFGEGPADRRDRLRELLTDLAEQQDAAAAEGDVDMREATQEAEEEEAEQQEEFYTEGSQDLLEARKAIARFSLPRAKQRVARQKEESTIPLRTHIKHRKAVKEKLHGFDLYGSQIAGDRPVSICRFAPDGQTIATGNWGGGIKLLTVPNLEEKRSFKAHTDRVGGLSWFPGATLSTSNVSESTVNLVSGGGEGNVCLWSLDQDQPIATLSGHSGRVCRTEFHPSGRYVASASYDTTWRLWDVETTAELLLQEGHSREVYTVSFNNDGSLLASGGLDSIGRIWDLRTGRTVMILEGHIREIYGCDWGVDGYRVLTGSGDGWVKCWDLRQVRNTGGIGAHKSVVSDLRWYKGTESTSSYLPSTDGQNGRMDVDGDQPPQSTPVQPRKSGTFFVSSGFDKNVNIFSADDWSLVKTLSGHSGNVLSTDISDDAQWIASCGHDRTVKLWGIDS; this is encoded by the exons ATGATGCACCCATCCAGACAGGCGTAcgtggaggaggcggag GACACCGATATGGGTATTGATCTGGCCAATCTGC CTGTTGACCGCGATTATGAGATCCCCTCCGCGGCGGCGGGCATCCCGTCGGAGAGAGCATCCGCCATTCTGTCCCAATTCGAACGCAAACGGAGAGCTGCTGCTATGGTGGTCCCGACCGATGATAGTCGAGTGCGCGCGCGATTACGAGAGCTCGGAGAGCCCATCACTCTGTTTGGTGAAGGCCCCGCGGACCGGAGAGATCGGCTACGAGAGCTCTTAACCGATCTCGCCGAGCAACAGGATGCGGcggcagcagaaggagatgtGGATATGAGAGAAGCGACGCaagaggctgaggaggaagaagcagagcAGCAAGAGGAGTTTTACACTGAGGGATCTCAAGATCTGTTGGAAGCACGGAAAGCGATCGCGCGGTTCTCCCTTCCTCGTGCAAAGCAGCGCGTCGCCCGGCAGAAAGAAGAATCGACCATTCCACTCCGAACGCACATTAAGCACCGCAAAGCGGTTAAGGAGAAGCTACATGGGTTTGACCTTTACGGTTCACAGATTGCAGGTGATCGTCCAGTCAGTATCTGTCGCTTTGCGCCAGACGGGCAGACCATCGCTACAGGTAACTGGGGCGGTGGGATTAAGCTGCTCACGGTGCCAAATCTGGAGGAGAAACGGTCATTCAAGGCACATACAGATCGAGTAGGTGGCTTGTCATGGTTCCCAGGTGCTACACTGTCGACGTCCAATGTTTCCGAATCGACCGTCAACCTCGTTTCtggaggtggagagggaaATGTGTGTCTATGGTCGCTTGATCAGGATCAACCGATAGCTACGCTGTCAGGCCACAGTGGTCGTGTGTGTCGAACGGAATTCCATCCGTCCGGGCGATATGTGGCGTCCGCGTCCTATGACACAACTTGGCGGTTATGGGATGTGGAGACGACCGCGGAACTGTTGCTGCAGGAAGGTCATTCACGAGAGGTCTACACGGTATCTTTCAACAATGATGGTTCTCTTTTGGCCAGTGGAGGACTCGACAGCATTGGACGTATTTGGGATCTTCGGACGGGCCGGACTGTGATGATCCTTGAAGGCCATATCCGTGAAATTTACGGTTGCGACTGGGGCGTGGATGGGTATCGTGTCCTGACCGGCTCAGGCGACGGCTGGGTAAAGTGCTGGGACTTGCGCCAAGTACGGAATACCGGTGGGATCGGCGCACATAAGAGTGTCGTGTCCGACCTTCGGTGGTATAAAGGAACAGAATCTACCAGCTCCTACTTACCGTCTACCGATGGGCAGAACGGCCggatggatgtggatggCGATCAACCCCCACAATCGACACCTGTACAACCAAGGAAGTCGGGCACTTTCTTCGTGAGCAGTGGATTCGACAAGAATGTCAACATATTCAGCGCCGACGACTGGTCATTGGTGAAAACCCTAAGTGGCCATTCAGGCAATGTGCTGAGTACCGATATCAGCGATGACGCGCAGTGGATCGCTAGTTGCGGACACGACCGCACAGTCAAGCTTTGGGGTATCGATAGCTAG
- a CDS encoding serine/threonine protein phosphatase (unnamed protein product), protein MTPLVFLRRACSPTCSRLQPVTRDRLLASFSNSTPWPRSSPISSSSPPPRRSFHSTRSLDSESPRISYRVAASSSGKGRRFHPAKNTSDFDPQRHHAIGVATDVKSPAIRRQRRPDSGEDAYFVSRVGQHDNGAVAFAVADGVGGWAESRVDPADFSHALCGYMAQSALDWDAPAEQLRAKALLQAGYDQVVADESIRAGGCTASVGVGLDDGRVELANLGDSGSVLLRLAAVHHYSVPQTHGFNTPYQLSIIPPRMRTQASIFGGAFLEDFPRDAAVTNLQMQHGDVLLLATDGVFDNLNNQDILKLITSRMVLTGAWTATPDVGIKPSIDLDQLTGPEGLASLIPSSSTQASQHHRSTNKSHLYSLPSLLAATIAGEAKLASVDMRRDGPFAKEAQRYYPGDWYRGGKVDDIAVLAVVAVEEGYVPSP, encoded by the coding sequence ATGACCCCTCTGGTTTTTCTCCGTAGAGCCTGCAGTCCAACCTGCAGTAGGCTACAACCCGTCACGAGAGATAGGCTCTTGGCCTCGTTCTCGAACAGCACGCCATGGCCCCGATCCTCTCCgatatcatcctcctctcctccgccCCGACGATCCTTCCACTCGACACGGTCGCTTGACTCGGAATCCCCGCGCATCTCATACCGCGTTGCCGCTTCATCATCCGGCAAAGGCCGTCGTTTCCATCCCGCAAAGAACACGTCCGATTTTGATCCCCAGCGTCACCATGCTATAGGGGTGGCCACAGATGTGAAGAGTCCAGCCATCCGGCGCCAGCGGAGGCCCGATAGTGGAGAGGACGCATACTTCGTGAGTAGGGTCGGTCAACATGATAACGGAGCGGTCGCCTTTGCCGTCGCAGACGGGGTAGGAGGCTGGGCTGAGTCTCGAGTCGATCCCGCGGACTTCTCACATGCGCTGTGTGGATATATGGCGCAATCCGCCCTTGATTGGGATGCCCCAGCGGAACAATTGCGTGCAAAGGCTCTTCTCCAGGCCGGCTATGATCAAGTTGTTGCCGATGAATCTATTCGCGCCGGCGGCTGCACCGCCTCGGTGGGTGTCGGCTTGGACGATGGACGGGTTGAACTGGCAAATTTAGGTGATTCAGGTTCAGTCCTTCTCCGTCTTGCTGCCGTACATCACTACTCGGTCCCGCAAACCCATGGCTTCAACACGCCTTATCAACTTAGTATCATCCCGCCGCGGATGCGCACGCAAGCATCCATTTTCGGTGGTGCCTTCCTCGAAGACTTCCCGCGCGACGCGGCCGTCACCAATCTCCAGATGCAGCATGGCGACGTACTCCTCCTTGCAACAGACGGCGTCTTCGACAACCTCAATAACCAGGACATTCTCAAGCTTATAACCAGCCGGATGGTTCTAACAGGCGCCTGGACCGCCACACCCGACGTTGGAATTAAACCCTCCATCGATCTTGACCAACTTACCGGTCCTGAGGGCCTTGCCTCCCTCATCCCGTCATCATCTACCCAAGCTTCCCAACACCATCGCTCCACAAACAAGAGCCACCTATACagccttccttccctcctcgCCGCCACCATCGCAGGTGAAGCCAAATTGGCTAGCGTGGATATGCGCCGCGACGGACCCTTTGCCAAAGAGGCTCAACGATATTACCCCGGCGACTGGTACCGTGGCGGGAAGGTGGATGATATTGCTGTCTTGGCTGTGGTGGCTGTGGAAGAGGGCTACGTTCCATCGCCGTGA
- a CDS encoding DnaJ domain protein (J-type chaperone): MTASLRPQRLLPRLSSATSRTTSGTRPSFLDQTPGTCLICQFRPQSTIRVPRVHHLQQTRRFASTSSSPNATTTDNNGTIQNIPDITNHYTIFPKTLPAGPPPSSPFHISVSDLRREFLQLQGTIHPDKYPPGPSKQQAEALSARINEAYRTLSDPLARAQYLLREMHDIDVTAEDGAAHHVLDPETLMEVMEVQETIEEVGAEPGAESTIAELKKQNETRVVECVEKLANAFDKGDLESARQECVRLRFWYNIAQGLKEWEPGLTEIRLVH; encoded by the coding sequence atgactgCCTCCCTTCGCCCTCAGAGACTGCTCCCGCGGCTCTCCTCTGCAACCTCCCGAACAACATCAGGAACCCGGCCTTCATTCCTCGACCAAACACCAGGAACATGCCTCATTTGCCAGTTCAGACCCCAAAGTACCATTCGCGTACCCCGGgttcatcatctccagcaAACCCGTCGCTTCGCCTCcacatcttcctcccccaaTGCTACCACAACCGATAACAACGGCACTATCCAAAACATTCCGGACATCACGAACCACTacaccatcttccccaaaacCCTCCCAGCAGGGCCACCTCCAAGCTCACCCTTCCACATCTCCGTCAGCGATCTGCGACGCGAGTTTCTCCAACTCCAGGGTACAATTCACCCAGACAAGTATCCCCCGGGCCCATCGAAACAACAAGCCGAGGCCCTTTCAGCCCGCATCAATGAAGCCTACCGCACGCTGTCCGATCCACTCGCGCGCGCGCAGTACCTCCTCCGCGAGATGCACGATATCGACGTCACAGCCGAGGACGGCGCCGCGCACCATGTGCTCGACCCAGAGACACTGATGGAAGTAATGGAGGTGCAGGAGACGATCGAAGAAGTGGGCGCCGAACCAGGCGCGGAGTCCACGATCGCCGAGCTGAAGAAACAAAATGAGACCCGTGTAGTAGAATGTGTGGAGAAGTTAGCGAACGCCTTCGATAAAGGCGATCTGGAGTCCGCAAGACAGGAATGCGTGCGCCTGCGCTTCTGGTATAATATTGCGCAGGGGCTGAAGGAGTGGGAGCCCGGTCTTACTGAGATCAGACTGGTGCACTAG
- a CDS encoding uncharacterized protein (expressed protein) yields MDLFGQPWIGSFSGYIINMFSFLIQASFTCPTGDLDVNIFVVMRDEGVKAIDGGHFLIVLSPEVIQKIYSFLDQEEDIVNLREVLHYGPSPRQWNEFGRKYNLDASADSEFNVRTLVKKILRNPPGRYPCTANYRTVWDNVRMIATAMERPIDLVPVSRHINVPYAAALDRNLPNMAKRYAIPTVRVPYTCSRYDSSLCPITPEIPQQYKVTSELLYLGHSYLQGLDASKRPMCVA; encoded by the coding sequence ATGGACCTCTTCGGTCAACCTTGGATCGGTAGTTTCTCTGGATATATCATTaatatgttttctttcctcatccaaGCCTCTTTTACCTGCCCGACAGGTGATCTAGATGTAAATATCTTTGTGGTTATGCGTGATGAAGGTGTTAAGGCCATTGATGGAGGCCATTTTCTGATTGTCTTGTCGCCTGAGGTCATTCAAAAAATTTATAGCTTCCTTGACCAGGAGGAGGATATTGTCAATCTTAGGGAGGTTCTGCACTATGGTCCCAGCCCCCGTCAGTGGAATGAATTTGGTCGCAAATACAATCTGGATGCAAGTGCAGACTCGGAATTCAACGTACGAACCCTCGTCAAGAAAATTCTACGAAATCCACCTGGCCGATATCCTTGTACAGCAAACTATAGGACAGTCTGGGACAACGTGCGAATGATTGCGACGGCTATGGAACGCCCAATCGATCTTGTACCGGTGTCAAGGCATATAAACGTGCCCTATGCAGCAGCTTTAGATCGAAACCTACCAAATATGGCCAAACGATATGCAATACCTACAGTCAGAGTTCCTTATACCTGTAGCCGATACGATAGCTCCCTGTGCCCCATTACCCCTGAAATTCCACAACAATATAAGGTAACTAGTGAGCTGTTGTACCTGGGGCATAGTTATCTACAGGGATTAGACGCCTCAAAGAGACCTATGTGTGTGGCTTAG
- a CDS encoding putative glucose-methanol-choline oxidoreductase, whose protein sequence is MLLGLFLTAIAVATCQADQLEYDFVIVGGGTAGLALASRLSRGLPESSILVLEAGPDAENEPRINIPAMRGSAIASVYDWNFTTVPQPHAGNRSLTQPRGKVLGGSSALNFMSWDRASKVEYDIWGKLGNEGWNWSEMMRSMLKAENFTLSDKYGDQGVGFGGPIQTMVCDWVPEHQTFFMEALKRLDVSENRNSLGGNSLGSGFQPSNVRYSDRKRSYSAHHPGYPSLAGPNLQIRVGKRVRKIDLVSIGGEDLVATGVTLEDNTTVLAIKEVILAAGTMQSPGLLELSGVGQKDVLHAADVQQLVDLPGVGENLQDHLRIQNSYRLLPNYTSVDMLKTNATFAKQQLEAYNTGQRSIYDYSGGSYAFLNWTGVADEPSRMESLARKAADEPLSLSPFERIRADIQLHHIRHEEENVPQMEIISADGYTGIKGYPPETSPLHGSNFFTLIAVMLHPFSTGSIHVTSPLISTAPQIQPNYLSHGYDIQALASAAKYLRKLASTAPLRQAWTEEYEPGLSVVGDGPDSDSQWREYAINNTETIFHPVGTCAMLPRELHGVVNANLTVYGTDNLRVVDASVMPVLISGHIQTAVYGIAEKAAEMIIKRWQ, encoded by the exons ATGTTACTCGGCCTGTTTCTGACAGCGATTGCTGTAGCGACTTGTCAAGCGGACCAGCTTGAGTATGACTTT GTTATTGTAGGAGGCGGCACTGCCGGTCTGGCCCTGGCATCACGACTAAGCCGGGGACTACCGGAGAGTTCTATCCTGGTGCTGGAAGCTGGACCTGATGCCGAGAATGAGCCTCGCATCAACATACCGGCTATGAGAGGTTCGGCTATCGCATCAGTGTACGACTGGAATTTTACTACTGTCCCACAACCGCATGCGGGCAACCGTTCCCTGACTCAACCCCGAGGAAAGGTCCTGGGCGGAAGTTCCGCGCTTAATTTCATGTCGTGGGACCGGGCCAGCAAGGTCGAGTACGACATATGGGGCAAGCTAGGAAATGAAGGGTGGAATTGGTCGGAGATGATGCGCTCGATGCTCAAGGCTGAGAATTTCACTTTGTCAGACAAGTACGGTGACCAAGGTGTAGGTTTTGGTGGCCCCATCCAGACGATGGTCTGTGATTGGGTGCCAGAGCACCAGACCTTCTTCATGGAGGCGTTGAAAAGACTGGATGTGTCAGAGAATCGAAACTCACTAGGGGGAAATTCTCTTGGATCGGGGTTCCAGCCGTCAAACGTTCGTTATAGTGATCGGAAGAGGTCGTATAGTGCCCATCACCCGGGATATCCCTCGCTTGCAGGGCCCAATCTTCAAATACGGGTAGGAAAGAGGGTGCGCAAGATTGATTTGGTGAGTATAGGTGGAGAGGATCTGGTAGCAACAGGCGTCACTCTGGAAGATAACACAACTGTCTTGGCAATAAAAGAAGTTATCCTTGCTGCTGGTACCATGCAAAGCCCCGGCCTGTTGGAGCTCTCCGGAGTCGGTCAGAAAGACGTGCTTCATGCTGCCGATGTTCAACAGTTAGTTGACCTTCCTGGGGTTGGAGAGAATCTGCAGGATCATCTGCGAATTCAGAACTCGTATCGACTTCTCCCCAACTATACGTCGGTCGATATGCTCAAGACCAATGCCACCTTTGCAAAACAGCAACTAGAAGCTTATAACACAGGTCAACGATCCATATACGACTATAGTGGGGGCAGCTATGCTTTTCTTAACTGGACTGGCGTGGCTGACGAGCCTTCGCGCATGGAATCCTTAGCACGCAAAGCCGCCGATGAGCCTCTCTCATTGTCGCCCTTCGAGCGCATTAGAGCGGACATCCAGCTTCATCACATACgacatgaagaagagaatgttCCACAGATGGAAATCATCTCCGCAGATGGATATACCGGAATAAAAGGATACCCACCAGAAACGTCTCCACTCCACGGTTCAAACTTCTTCACGTTGATTGCAGTCATGCTACACCCCTTCAGCACAGGGTCGATACATGTGACGTCGCCGTTGATCTCGACAGCTCCACAGATACAACCTAACTATCTCTCCCATGGATATGATATCCAGGCCCTCGCATCTGCCGCGAAGTACTTGCGTAAACTGGCGTCAACAGCTCCTCTCCGGCAAGCTTGGACCGAAGAATACGAGCCAGGCCTTTCTGTGGTTGGCGATGGACCCGATAGTGATAGTCAGTGGAGGGAGTATGCGATCAACAACACTGAGACAATCTTTCACCCAGTCGGTACATGTGCGATGTTGCCACGGGAACTACATGGGGTAGTCAATGCGAATCTGACCGTGTATGGCACGGACAATCTCCGCGTGGTCGATGCCAGTGTCATGCCAGTTTTGATATCCGGTCATATACAGACAGCTGTATACGGGATTGCTGAAAAAGCAGCAGAGATGATCATTAAGCGATGGCAGTAG
- a CDS encoding kinase-like domain-containing protein translates to MPSKSKSKSPYQFSYTDAIQGKELYNYFGNRVLESRASGGRVVAVKQKSTRGFARSEADMMHYASQQPGILAPQVLGCYDVDHEITVTVSDLVEGDSLDNVWHTMTKEERKSIKQQLKEQLRLFRQCTQPYIGRINRQETKNFYDRLEIHFMGPFESEEEFDSWCLERVKSPIAKKIWARLLPGMRGTGEQKFVLTHGDLAARNIMVKDGKITGIVDWEYSGFFPEYMEYALATVIHDCHEDWWKPHLKEILEPCGFKRARFTAAIKWRGW, encoded by the coding sequence ATGCCCTCTAAATCTAAATCCAAATCCCCCTACCAATTCTCCTACACAGACGCCATCCAAGGCAAAGAACTCTACAATTACTTCGGTAATCGAGTCCTCGAGTCCAGAGCATCAGGTGGCCGGGTAGTCGCAGTCAAACAAAAGTCAACTCGTGGTTTCGCGCGATCCGAGGCCGACATGATGCATTATGCTTCGCAGCAACCTGGAATCTTAGCACCGCAGGTTTTGGGCTGCTACGATGTCGATCACGAAATTACTGTAACCGTGTCAGATCTCGTCGAGGGGGACTCACTCGACAACGTCTGGCATACCATGACCAAGGAGGAACGAAAGTCCATAAAACAACAGCTCAAGGAGCAACTACGCCTCTTCCGGCAATGCACACAACCGTACATCGGTCGTATAAACCGACAGGAGACGAAAAACTTCTATGATCGCCTCGAGATTCATTTCATGGGACCCTTTGAGTCCGAAGAGGAGTTTGATAGTTGGTGTCTTGAGCGGGTGAAATCCCCCATTGCGAAGAAGATATGGGCACGGCTACTGCCTGGGATGCGTGGAACTGGAGAACAGAAGTTCGTGCTGACACATGGAGACTTAGCTGCGCGGAATATCATGGTGAAGGATGGCAAGATCACTGGGATTGTGGATTGGGAGTATAGTGGGTTTTTCCCCGAGTATATGGAGTATGCACTTGCGACTGTAATCCATGATTGTCACGAGGACTGGTGGAAGCCTCATCTCAAGGAGATTTTGGAACCTTGTGGGTTCAAGAGGGCGAGGTTTACAGCTGCAATCAAATGGAGGGGGTGGTGA
- a CDS encoding S1/P1 nuclease, whose product MFCNFAILFIWYLLCRPSLGWGDVGHRTVAYIAEHHLTKEGIGLLNDLLPKKHGFDVSDAAVWPDHIKHRHPETAPWHYVDVDDDPLNNHCKISPLPRDCETTGCIISLMKDMTAQVNDHSANQTEAVMFLFHFFGDLHMPLHVEGYAKGGTKVDVSFDGHSDHLHSIWDTDMPHKINGIKHRQKHNAEKPASQKWAEHLLQQNKHRPTTAECTDVTNPHRCIKLWADESNRLNCAVVFKRGIPYITNEDLAGEYYDDAAPIIEEQIYKAGVRLAAWINALAEERRSRTGFVVQGDRLDL is encoded by the exons ATGTTTTGTAACTTTGCAATTTTATTCATCTGGTACCTTCTTTGCCGGCCTTCACTTGGATGGGGAGATGTCGGTCATCGTACGGTTGCATACATAGCCGAGCACCATCTCACCAAGGAGGGTATAGGGCTGCTTAATGACCTCCTGCCAAAGAAGCATGGTTTCGACGTCTCAGACGCGGCCGTATGGCCCGATCACATCAAACATCGGCATCCTGAGACTGCACCTTGGCATTATGTTG ATGTGGACGATGATCCTTTAAATAATCACTGCAAAATATCACCTCTTCCGAGGGACTGCGAAACTACAGGCTGCATCATCTCACTTATGAAAGATATG ACTGCTCAAGTAAATGACCATAGCGCCAACCAAACAGAAGCTGTTATGTTCTTGTTCCACTTCTTTGGTGACCTCCATATGCCCTTGCATGTGGAAGGTTACGCGAAAGGAGGAACCAAGGTCGATGTCTCTTTTGATGGTCACAGTGATCATCTCCACAGTATCTGGGATACGGACATGCCACACAAGATTAACGGCATCAAACATAGACAAAAGCATAACGCAGAAAAGCCGGCATCCCAGAAGTGGGCcgagcatctcctccaacaGAACAAACACAGGCCGACTACCGCCGAGTGCACGGATGTGACCAACCCCCATAGATGCATCAAGCTGTGGGCGGATGAGTCCAATCGGCTGAATTGTGCTGTTGTTTTTAAAAGGGGGATCCCGTATATCACAAACGAAGATCTCGCGGGCGAGTACTATGACGATGCCGCCCCGATCATTGAGGAACAAATTTATAAAGCGGGCGTCCGTCTGGCAGCCTGGATCAATGCCCTAGCGGAGGAGCGTCGCTCCAGAACCGGTTTTGTTGTGCAGGGAGATCGGTTAGATCTGTGA